A single Xylanimonas cellulosilytica DSM 15894 DNA region contains:
- the rpsI gene encoding 30S ribosomal protein S9 produces the protein MAETAVDNTIDTELDETPSTYTTESEAPVANRGQSITAPGQALGRRKEAVARVRLVPGTGQWKVNGRTLEEYFPNKVHQQLVNSPLKLVEVEGRFDVVARITGGGASGQAGALRLGIARALNEIDREANRPALKKAGFLTRDARVVERKKAGLKKARKAPQYSKR, from the coding sequence GTGGCAGAGACCGCTGTCGACAACACGATCGACACCGAGCTGGACGAGACCCCCAGCACCTACACGACTGAGAGCGAGGCGCCTGTCGCCAACCGCGGTCAGTCCATCACCGCCCCCGGCCAGGCACTGGGCCGCCGCAAGGAGGCCGTGGCGCGCGTGCGCCTGGTCCCCGGCACCGGCCAGTGGAAGGTCAACGGCCGCACCCTCGAGGAGTACTTCCCGAACAAGGTGCACCAGCAGCTGGTGAACTCGCCGCTGAAGCTGGTCGAGGTCGAGGGCCGCTTCGACGTCGTCGCCCGCATTACGGGTGGCGGCGCCTCCGGCCAGGCCGGCGCCCTGCGCCTGGGCATCGCCCGCGCGCTCAACGAGATCGACCGTGAGGCCAACCGCCCCGCGCTGAAGAAGGCCGGCTTCCTGACCCGCGACGCCCGCGTCGTCGAGCGCAAGAAGGCCGGTCTCAAGAAGGCCCGCAAGGCCCCGCAGTACTCCAAGCGCTGA
- the glmM gene encoding phosphoglucosamine mutase has product MARLFGTDGVRGLANRDVTAELALALGSAAAHELAAAPKAPGHRSRAVLGRDPRASGEFLGAGVTAGLASAGVDVVDLGVLPTPALAYLVSELDCDLGVMISASHNPMPDNGIKFFQRGGLKLDDAVEDRIESWITETWELPTGSAVGRVRADNGSAVDRYVAHLVSSIGTTADHRPLEGLRIAVDAANGAASVVGPEALRQAGADVVVMNASPDGRNINEKAGSTHPEQLQAVVVAAEADFGVAFDGDADRCLAVDHGGVLVDGDQILGILARAMKAEQRLPHDTLVVTVMSNLGLLIAMKESGITTVQTGVGDRYVLEEMRAHGYGLGGEQSGHIILADHATTGDGVLTALHLAAEVKRSGQRLAELAAQIPRLPQTLVNVKGVDKARAATDEGVLTAVEAAERLLGETGRVLLRSSGTEPLVRVMVEAATQQQADGVADSLAAVVRERLTL; this is encoded by the coding sequence ATGGCACGACTGTTCGGCACCGACGGGGTGCGAGGGCTCGCGAACCGCGACGTGACCGCGGAGCTGGCCCTGGCGCTCGGCAGCGCGGCCGCGCACGAGCTCGCCGCAGCCCCGAAGGCCCCCGGCCACCGCTCGCGGGCGGTGCTCGGCCGCGACCCGCGCGCGTCGGGAGAGTTCCTCGGCGCCGGGGTGACGGCGGGGCTCGCGAGCGCGGGTGTCGACGTCGTCGACCTGGGCGTCCTGCCGACACCGGCCCTGGCGTACCTGGTCAGCGAGCTCGACTGCGACCTCGGCGTCATGATCTCCGCCTCGCACAACCCGATGCCGGACAACGGCATCAAGTTCTTCCAGCGCGGCGGCCTCAAGCTCGACGACGCCGTCGAGGACCGCATCGAGTCGTGGATCACCGAGACGTGGGAGCTGCCCACGGGGTCCGCCGTCGGGCGGGTGCGCGCCGACAACGGCAGCGCCGTGGACCGGTACGTCGCGCACCTCGTCTCCAGCATCGGCACGACGGCGGACCACCGGCCGCTGGAGGGCCTGCGCATCGCGGTCGACGCCGCCAACGGTGCCGCCAGCGTCGTCGGGCCGGAGGCGCTGCGCCAGGCCGGTGCCGACGTCGTCGTCATGAACGCGAGCCCTGACGGGCGCAACATCAACGAGAAGGCCGGGTCCACCCACCCCGAGCAGCTCCAGGCCGTCGTCGTGGCCGCCGAGGCCGACTTCGGTGTCGCGTTCGACGGCGACGCCGACCGCTGCCTCGCCGTCGACCACGGCGGCGTGCTCGTGGACGGCGACCAGATCCTCGGCATCCTTGCCCGCGCCATGAAGGCCGAGCAGCGCCTGCCCCACGACACCCTCGTGGTGACGGTGATGAGCAACCTGGGCCTGCTGATCGCGATGAAGGAGTCGGGCATCACCACCGTCCAGACGGGCGTCGGCGACCGCTACGTGCTCGAGGAGATGCGCGCGCACGGCTACGGGCTGGGCGGCGAGCAGTCGGGCCACATCATCCTCGCGGACCACGCGACCACCGGGGACGGCGTGCTGACCGCGCTGCACCTGGCGGCCGAGGTGAAGCGGTCCGGCCAGCGGCTCGCGGAGCTCGCGGCGCAGATCCCGCGCCTGCCGCAGACGCTCGTCAACGTCAAGGGCGTCGACAAGGCCCGGGCGGCCACCGACGAGGGCGTGCTGACCGCGGTCGAGGCGGCCGAGAGGCTGCTGGGGGAGACGGGCCGCGTCCTGCTGCGCTCCTCGGGCACGGAGCCGCTCGTGCGCGTCATGGTCGAGGCTGCCACGCAGCAGCAGGCCGACGGCGTCGCGGACTCGCTGGCCGCCGTCGTCCGCGAACGGCTGACGCTGTGA
- a CDS encoding peptide deformylase yields MSAGFAGPVDPELYEAVAARLRTAGSAGVLPIVQSGDPVLRTPAAPYTGQLGDLLPRLAEVMRRTMHAAPGVGLAAPQVGIGLALAVVEDRGNESDPRERTPLPFRLLANPAYEPVAEEGPSGTLRRVPFFEGCLSIDGWHALVARHHRVRLTGQDADGAPIDEVLTGWPARIIQHETDHLRGELYLDHAVPRSFVSNANLVSIWAGAPDPAPVAAALGFELP; encoded by the coding sequence GTGAGCGCCGGCTTCGCAGGGCCCGTCGACCCGGAGCTCTACGAGGCCGTCGCAGCCCGGTTGCGGACGGCCGGATCGGCCGGCGTGCTGCCGATCGTCCAGTCCGGCGACCCCGTGCTCCGCACCCCGGCCGCGCCCTACACCGGCCAGCTCGGGGACCTGCTGCCGCGCCTCGCGGAGGTCATGCGCCGCACCATGCACGCCGCCCCCGGCGTCGGGCTCGCCGCCCCGCAGGTGGGCATCGGGCTCGCCCTGGCCGTCGTCGAGGACCGCGGGAACGAGTCCGACCCGCGGGAGCGCACCCCGCTGCCGTTCCGGCTGCTCGCCAACCCGGCGTACGAACCGGTCGCGGAGGAGGGCCCTTCCGGCACCCTCCGGCGGGTGCCCTTCTTCGAGGGCTGCCTGTCGATCGACGGCTGGCACGCCCTGGTCGCCCGGCACCACCGGGTGCGCCTCACCGGTCAGGACGCCGACGGCGCGCCGATCGACGAGGTGCTCACCGGCTGGCCCGCCCGCATCATCCAGCACGAGACCGACCACCTGCGCGGCGAGCTCTACCTCGACCACGCCGTGCCGCGCTCGTTCGTCAGCAACGCCAACCTCGTCTCGATCTGGGCCGGCGCCCCCGACCCGGCCCCCGTCGCCGCGGCGCTCGGGTTCGAGCTGCCGTGA
- a CDS encoding DedA family protein, giving the protein MILGEIEAWILALSGAAWVYPAMAVLAFIDGFFPPLPSESVIITLAVAAQTTGSPWLPGILVAAIVGAWCGDQVAYQIGRSVGTERVRILRTERGHATVRWARRALARRGASFIIAARYVPVGRVAVNMTAGAVGYPRRRFMGYSAIATVIWGFYAVGVGLTAGAWLHEYPLLAMVAGIVGGVLIGLLIDRALHYLLLRRGELADEPEDWEAAHAAAHEAVAYADEDAA; this is encoded by the coding sequence ATGATCCTGGGAGAGATCGAGGCTTGGATCCTCGCGCTCTCCGGTGCCGCCTGGGTCTACCCGGCGATGGCCGTGCTCGCGTTCATCGACGGGTTCTTCCCGCCGCTGCCGAGCGAGTCCGTGATCATCACGCTGGCCGTCGCGGCCCAGACGACGGGGTCGCCGTGGCTGCCCGGCATCCTGGTCGCCGCGATCGTCGGGGCCTGGTGCGGCGACCAGGTCGCGTACCAGATCGGCCGGTCGGTCGGCACCGAGCGGGTGCGGATCCTGCGCACCGAGCGTGGTCACGCGACCGTGCGCTGGGCCCGCCGGGCGCTCGCCCGCCGCGGGGCGTCGTTCATCATCGCGGCCCGCTACGTCCCCGTCGGCCGCGTGGCGGTCAACATGACGGCCGGCGCGGTCGGCTACCCGCGCCGGCGGTTCATGGGCTACTCGGCGATCGCCACCGTCATCTGGGGCTTCTACGCCGTCGGCGTCGGGCTCACGGCGGGCGCGTGGCTGCACGAGTACCCGCTGCTGGCGATGGTCGCCGGCATCGTCGGGGGCGTGCTCATCGGCCTGCTGATCGACCGGGCGCTGCACTACCTGCTGCTCCGTCGCGGCGAGCTGGCGGACGAGCCGGAGGACTGGGAGGCCGCGCACGCCGCCGCCCACGAGGCGGTCGCGTACGCCGACGAGGACGCCGCGTAG
- the coaA gene encoding type I pantothenate kinase, with protein sequence MRPAELPLAGRASSSPYVDLDRAAWSRLSESTPLPLTDADVHRLRGLGDPIDLAEVDAIYRPLSRLLNLYVTATAGLHQATSTFLREGGPRTPYVIGVAGSVAVGKSTVARILREMMARWPETPHVELVTTDGFLYPNAELQRRGLMERKGFPESYDRRALVRFVSRVKAGQEEVRAPVYSHVTYDIVPGEEVVVRRPDVLIVEGLNVLQPARPGAAEDSTVAVSDFFDFSIFVDARTRNIRQWYVDRFLHLRQTAFSRPESYFHRYADLTDEQATARALSIWEAINAPNLEQNILPTRGRATLVLTKGADHSVQRARLRKL encoded by the coding sequence GTGCGGCCCGCCGAGCTCCCCCTGGCCGGCCGTGCGTCGTCGTCCCCCTACGTGGACCTGGACCGGGCGGCGTGGAGCCGCCTGTCCGAGTCGACGCCGCTCCCCCTGACCGACGCGGACGTACATCGCCTGCGCGGCCTCGGCGACCCGATCGACCTGGCGGAGGTCGACGCGATCTACCGCCCGCTGTCCCGGCTGCTCAACCTCTACGTGACCGCGACGGCAGGGCTGCACCAGGCGACGTCGACCTTCCTGCGCGAGGGCGGTCCCCGCACGCCCTACGTCATCGGGGTGGCCGGCTCGGTCGCCGTCGGCAAGTCGACCGTGGCCCGCATCCTGCGCGAGATGATGGCCCGCTGGCCCGAGACGCCGCACGTCGAGCTGGTGACCACCGACGGCTTCCTCTACCCGAACGCCGAGCTGCAGCGCCGCGGCCTCATGGAACGCAAGGGGTTCCCGGAGTCCTACGACCGGCGGGCGCTGGTGCGGTTCGTCTCGCGCGTCAAGGCCGGGCAGGAGGAGGTGCGCGCCCCCGTCTACTCGCACGTCACCTACGACATCGTGCCGGGCGAGGAGGTCGTGGTACGGCGCCCCGACGTGCTCATCGTCGAAGGGCTCAACGTGCTCCAGCCCGCACGCCCGGGGGCGGCGGAGGACTCGACCGTGGCCGTCAGCGACTTCTTCGACTTCTCGATCTTCGTCGACGCCCGCACGCGCAACATCCGCCAGTGGTACGTGGACCGGTTCCTGCACCTGCGGCAGACGGCGTTCAGCCGCCCCGAGAGCTACTTCCACCGGTACGCGGACCTCACGGACGAGCAGGCGACCGCCCGGGCGCTGTCGATCTGGGAGGCCATCAACGCCCCCAACCTCGAGCAGAACATCCTGCCGACGCGCGGGCGCGCGACGCTCGTGCTCACCAAGGGGGCGGACCACTCGGTCCAGCGGGCGCGGCTGCGCAAGCTCTGA
- the glmS gene encoding glutamine--fructose-6-phosphate transaminase (isomerizing), giving the protein MCGIVGYTGLGLLEGGADGTPAATRHPLEVTLEGLRRLEYRGYDSAGVALAGPGQDHIAFAKKSGKLSNLVGELEEHPLPAATAAIGHTRWATHGGPTDTNAHPHLAADGKLAVIHNGIIENFAQLKAELVDAGVTFRSETDTEVAAQLLAQQYAQTKNLTEAMAVTARRLEGTFTLLAVHADDPLTVVGARHDSPLVVGLGEGENFLGSDVAAFIAFTKEALELGQDQIVTITPTSVAVSDFQGNPADAKRFTVDWDAAAAEKSGFDSFMDKEIHDQPHAVADTLLGRTDLDGRLTLDEIHIDEAVLRAVDKIIVIACGTAAYAGHVAKYAIEHWCRIPVEVELSHEFRYRDPIVNEKTLVVAVSQSGETMDTLMAVRHAREQGAKVLSIVNTRGSTIPRESDAVLYTHAGPEIAVASTKAFLSQITAAYLLGLYLAQLRGNKFPDEIAALLNELRDLPAKVQTVIERGEYVRATARSMKDATSVLFLGRHVGYPVALEGALKLKELAYIHAEGFAAGELKHGPIALIDEGQPVFVVVPSPQARHGLHSKVVSNIQEIRARGARTLVIAEDGDDEVRKYADEIFWIPKAPSLLQPLLAVVPLQIFAMALATAKGLDVDQPRNLAKSVTVE; this is encoded by the coding sequence ATGTGTGGAATCGTCGGGTACACCGGTCTGGGCCTGCTCGAGGGAGGGGCGGACGGGACTCCTGCCGCGACCCGTCATCCGCTGGAGGTGACGCTCGAGGGCCTGCGCCGTCTGGAGTACCGCGGGTACGACTCCGCAGGTGTCGCCCTCGCCGGGCCGGGGCAGGACCACATCGCGTTCGCGAAGAAGTCCGGCAAGCTGAGCAACCTCGTCGGTGAGCTCGAGGAGCACCCGCTGCCAGCGGCGACCGCGGCCATCGGGCACACCCGCTGGGCCACCCACGGCGGCCCCACGGACACCAACGCCCACCCGCACCTGGCCGCCGACGGCAAGCTCGCCGTCATCCACAACGGCATCATCGAGAACTTCGCCCAGCTCAAGGCCGAGCTGGTGGACGCGGGCGTGACGTTCCGGTCCGAGACGGACACCGAGGTCGCCGCGCAGCTCCTCGCGCAGCAGTACGCGCAGACCAAGAACCTCACCGAGGCCATGGCCGTCACCGCGCGTCGCCTCGAGGGCACCTTCACGCTCCTGGCCGTGCACGCCGACGACCCGCTGACCGTCGTCGGCGCCCGCCACGACTCGCCGCTCGTCGTCGGGCTCGGCGAGGGGGAGAACTTCCTCGGCTCCGACGTCGCCGCGTTCATCGCCTTCACGAAGGAGGCCCTGGAGCTCGGCCAGGACCAGATCGTGACCATCACCCCGACGTCGGTCGCCGTGAGCGACTTCCAGGGCAACCCGGCGGACGCGAAGCGGTTCACGGTCGACTGGGACGCCGCCGCCGCCGAGAAGTCCGGCTTCGACTCCTTCATGGACAAGGAGATCCACGACCAGCCGCACGCCGTCGCGGACACCCTGCTGGGCCGCACGGACCTGGACGGGCGCCTGACGCTCGACGAGATCCACATCGACGAGGCCGTGCTGCGGGCCGTCGACAAGATCATCGTCATCGCCTGCGGCACCGCCGCCTACGCGGGGCACGTGGCCAAGTACGCCATCGAGCACTGGTGCCGCATCCCCGTCGAGGTCGAGCTGTCGCACGAGTTCCGCTACCGCGACCCCATCGTCAACGAGAAGACGCTCGTCGTCGCCGTCTCGCAGTCCGGCGAGACCATGGACACCCTCATGGCCGTGCGCCACGCGCGCGAGCAGGGCGCCAAGGTGCTCTCCATCGTCAACACACGGGGCTCGACCATCCCGCGCGAGTCCGACGCCGTGCTGTACACGCACGCCGGGCCCGAGATCGCCGTCGCGTCGACCAAGGCGTTCCTCTCGCAGATCACCGCCGCCTACCTGCTGGGCCTGTACCTCGCCCAGCTGCGCGGCAACAAGTTCCCGGACGAGATCGCGGCGCTGCTGAACGAGCTGCGCGACCTGCCCGCCAAGGTGCAGACCGTCATCGAGCGCGGCGAGTACGTGCGCGCCACGGCCCGGTCGATGAAGGACGCCACCTCGGTGCTGTTCCTGGGCCGCCACGTCGGCTACCCGGTGGCCCTCGAGGGCGCGCTCAAGCTCAAGGAGCTCGCGTACATCCACGCCGAGGGCTTCGCCGCCGGTGAGCTCAAGCACGGCCCCATCGCGCTCATCGACGAGGGCCAGCCCGTGTTCGTCGTCGTACCGTCGCCGCAGGCGCGGCACGGGCTGCACTCCAAGGTGGTCTCCAACATCCAGGAGATCCGGGCGCGCGGCGCCCGCACCCTGGTGATCGCGGAGGACGGCGACGACGAGGTGCGCAAGTACGCCGACGAGATCTTCTGGATCCCGAAGGCGCCGTCGCTGCTGCAGCCGCTGCTCGCCGTCGTGCCGCTGCAGATCTTCGCCATGGCGCTCGCCACGGCGAAGGGTCTCGACGTCGACCAGCCGCGCAACCTGGCCAAGTCCGTCACGGTGGAGTGA
- a CDS encoding holo-ACP synthase, whose amino-acid sequence MIVGVGIDVVDVARFVATLERTPGLRTRLFTAEERELPDNSLAARFAAKEAIAKALGAPGDLQWHDCTVHRTIGGPPQVELRGTVLARSQALGITRWHLSISHDAGIASAMAIAESPGG is encoded by the coding sequence GTGATCGTGGGCGTCGGCATCGACGTCGTCGACGTCGCACGCTTCGTCGCGACGCTGGAGCGGACGCCGGGGCTGCGCACGCGGCTGTTCACGGCCGAGGAGCGGGAGCTGCCCGACAACTCCCTGGCCGCACGGTTCGCGGCCAAGGAGGCGATCGCCAAGGCGCTGGGCGCGCCCGGCGACCTGCAGTGGCACGACTGCACCGTGCACCGCACGATCGGCGGCCCGCCGCAGGTCGAGCTGCGCGGCACGGTGCTGGCCCGCTCGCAGGCGCTGGGCATCACCCGGTGGCACCTGTCGATCAGCCACGACGCCGGGATCGCCTCAGCCATGGCGATCGCGGAGTCCCCCGGAGGCTGA
- a CDS encoding TIGR03560 family F420-dependent LLM class oxidoreductase, protein MRFGFFIPQGWRHDLTEVEPKAHWDVMRSLVRLADTATTPDGDFAWSSCWVYDHFHTVPAPTDQATHEAWSLMAAFAAASERVRLGQMCTCMAYREPTYLAKVAATVDAISGGRTEMGIGAGWYEHEWRAYGYGFPRAGERLLALDEGVQIMANMWRTGSSGTFEGKRYQVDGALCYPQPLQTVAVDGKPVSSIPLWIAGGGERKTLLTAAKYAQYTNFAGDLETFTHKSTVLREHCANVGRDFAEITRSGNFNVLIGTEKEIADKLAWLEAVYTKHTPEKADAELAGWRNAPLRGTPEQIVETLQQWKAAGLGYQISYFPNAAEDHDQIATYAREVIPALR, encoded by the coding sequence ATGCGATTCGGCTTCTTCATTCCCCAGGGCTGGCGGCACGATCTCACCGAGGTGGAGCCGAAGGCCCACTGGGACGTCATGCGGTCCCTCGTCCGGCTGGCGGACACGGCGACGACGCCGGACGGCGACTTCGCGTGGTCAAGCTGCTGGGTCTATGACCACTTCCACACGGTGCCCGCTCCCACCGACCAGGCCACGCACGAGGCATGGTCGCTCATGGCGGCCTTCGCGGCGGCGTCGGAGCGGGTGCGCCTCGGCCAGATGTGCACCTGCATGGCCTACCGCGAGCCCACCTATCTGGCGAAGGTCGCGGCCACCGTCGACGCGATCTCGGGCGGCCGCACCGAGATGGGTATCGGCGCCGGCTGGTACGAGCACGAGTGGCGCGCGTACGGCTACGGCTTCCCGCGCGCGGGCGAGCGTCTGCTGGCACTGGACGAGGGCGTGCAGATCATGGCGAACATGTGGCGCACCGGCTCCTCGGGCACGTTCGAGGGCAAGCGCTACCAGGTCGATGGCGCCCTGTGCTACCCGCAGCCGCTGCAGACCGTCGCCGTCGACGGCAAGCCCGTCTCGTCCATCCCCCTGTGGATCGCGGGCGGCGGCGAGCGCAAGACGCTCCTGACGGCGGCCAAGTACGCCCAGTACACGAACTTCGCGGGCGACCTGGAGACGTTCACGCACAAGTCGACCGTGCTCCGGGAGCACTGCGCGAACGTCGGCCGCGACTTTGCCGAGATCACCCGCAGCGGCAACTTCAACGTGCTGATCGGCACCGAGAAGGAGATCGCCGACAAGCTGGCCTGGCTGGAGGCGGTGTACACGAAGCACACCCCCGAGAAGGCCGACGCCGAGCTCGCGGGCTGGCGCAACGCCCCGCTGCGCGGCACGCCCGAGCAGATCGTCGAGACCTTGCAGCAGTGGAAGGCCGCCGGCCTGGGCTACCAGATCAGCTACTTCCCGAACGCCGCCGAGGACCACGACCAGATCGCGACGTACGCACGCGAGGTCATCCCCGCACTGCGCTGA